The genome window GCGTGGTGACCATGCGCGACCTGCGGCAACCATGCGTGAGCCAGCGAGTGGGCGACCTGGTCCGGCAGCCAGCGGTCGTCGCCTATCCCGATCAATCGCTCCGGGACGCGGCCGACATCATGGTTCGTGAATCAGTCGGACGTCTCCCCGTGGTCACCCGAACCTCACCACGAAAGCTGGTCGGGATCATCTCTCGCTCCGACCTGCTCCGTGCGCACGCACCCCGGTTGCGAGCCGCCGAACATCGCCATCAGCATATGGATTTCCACTCCGTCACCGGTGGGGTCTTCCGGGGCGAGTAACCGGCGCGGCTATCTTCGAGAATGGATTCGCTCCGACGGCCCCCGCGCCAGGTCTACTGGCTTGCCGGACTCTTTCTCGCCCTGTCGGCGCTGGTGGTGAGCGGGGTCGAACTTCCCTGGGACGATGCGATCCTGCAGGTCATCGGCGGCTGGCGCACGCCGGCCCGCACCGACTGGATGCTCTTCTTCACCTTTCTCGGCAACGGCCTCATCGAAGTGCCGATGGCATTTGGTGTCGCGTGGCTCCTGTGGCGACTCGGGCGCCCGGCGCACGCGAAACGCTATCTGCTCGCCGGTGTGACCGGCGAACTCTTCTATCTGGCCGTGAAAGGGCTCTTCCACCGGCCGCGCCCCTCGGTCATCGAGCGACTCGGCGATGCGGGCTGGTATTCCTACCCGTCGGGGCACACAATGATGGGGCCGGTGCTCTGGAGTTTCGGGTTTCTCCTGCTCGCGAGTGCCATCACGAATCGTCTCGCGAAGCGCCTGCTCACGACCGTGGCGATCGCGGTGCCGTTGCTGCTCGGCATGTCACGCCTTTACCTCGGCGTGCACTACCCCAGTGACGTGCTCGGTGCCCTCTTGCTCGGTAGCGCCTGGGTCGTCTGGTGGTGGCCGCGCTCCGACTCCGATCGAAGCATCACCTCCACCTCCTCCGCCCCCGCCATCAGGTAATCGATTCGTTCGGCGAGCATCCGTGCTGCGTCGAGGTCCGCCGTCAGTGCCGCGCTCTCGGCGCGCCCGGCCGCCATGCGGAGCAGCCCGACCCGCAACGTCTCGATCGCGGCCACCGCTCGCTCCAGCCGTTCGCCCCACTCTCCTGCTTCACCGCGATCGAGGTGCTCGCGTGCCACGATCGCCTCCCGCTCGAGCCGCCCGACCACGCGTGGCAGGTCAGCGAGTGCGGCCCGCTGCCCCGCGGGTAGCGCATCGAAGAGGGTTTCTGTGGCCGAGCCGAGGGCGGTCTCGGTCGGACGCGACTTGGCCCAGTCGTGCCGATCGGCAGTCGGCAGCCCGATCGTGGCGATCTTCCCCATGATGCGGCCGAGCGGGCCATTCCAGACCCAGCGTCGGAGCCGCGCAAACGGATCGACCGGCCGGAGCCGGCGTCCTGGGAAGATCAGGCCGAAGAGCCCACCCCCGACCGTCGCCATCGTGGCGAGGCCGAAGAAGCCGAAGAAGTTCTTCGACGCGTAGTAGTCGTGGCTGAGGAAGACGCCACCGAAGAGCGAAAAGATCACGGCCGCGAGGGAGGCATAGGTCCCCACGCGTACCAGCTTCGGGAACCAGTGAATCGGCCGCAGCTCGTCGTAGCGCAGCTCTTCTTCCTGACGCGCGAGTGCGACGTCGAGTCCCTGTCGCAGGTCGTCGAGAGTCACTCCCGCTTCGAGTGCGCGACGCGTCTGCGAGATGCGCCAGAGTCCGTGACCGACCCACGGCAACACCGTTGCCTTGGCGCAGAGAATCAGGAAGATGATCGAGCCGAGGTTCCAGGTGCTGTTGCTCGCATTGGCCACATACGCCATCGTGCCCAGCCCATAGAAGAAGCACGACCAGATGACGTAGATCCCCTTCAGCTCGCGGCCGCGATTGACCCACACGCGCACCGGCACCGCGAGTTCTGCTGTCGCCACTGTGGTGGGCGCCATCGCCTCGGCCATCGCTTCGGCAGTGGCGAAGCGGTCGTCGGGATTCTTGGAGAGTGCGCGGTCGATCGTCTGCGCCAGCGCCAGCGGCGTTTGCGGGGCAACACTCAGCAACGGCGGAGCCGGGCGGGTAAGGTGCTGAGCGAGCAGCTCGCGCACATCGCCGGCAAAGGGCGGCCGACCACTCAGGCAATGGAAGCCCATGGCGCCCAGCGCATAGAGGTCGCTCCGCCCGTCGACGGCTTCGCCAGCGGCCTGCTCCGGTGCGACGTACTCCGGTGTTCCGACAATTCGTCCGCCGCTCACATCGGGGGCATCCACCAGCCGCGCGATGCCGAAGTCGGTGACTACCGCGCGGTTGCCATCGTCATCGAGGAGGATGTTGTCGGGCTTGATGTCGCGATGAATGACACCCTGCGCGTGCGCGTAGGCGAGGGCGTAGGCGGTATCGCGCAACAGGCGCGAGGCATCGTGGGCCGCGAGACGGTGGACGCGGCGCAGACGTTCGCCCAGCGTCTCTCCCGCCACGTAGCGCATCGCATAGAACACGAACGGACCGATCTCCTCGACGGCGTGAATCGGCACGATGTTGGGATGCGCCAGGCGCGCGGCCATTCGCGCTTCGCGCAGGAAGCTTTCGCGCAGCCCGGGCACGGCCGCTCGCTCCGGAGGAAGCAGCTTGAGCGCTACGGGTCGGTCGAGCCGGACATCGCGCGCGAGGTAGACGATCCCCATCCCGCCACGACCGAGCTCACGCTCGAGCGAATAGCGGCCGGCGAGGGCGGCCTGAAGGGCGAGAAAGAGATCGTCTGGCGCTGTGGCGGGGAGCATTCAGGAAGAATACGCCGACGGCACGGGAGACGTTTCATGGTGTGACAGGCCGGGGGCCGCTTGGATCCTATGTGACCCGAGTAGGTCTGCGCTGGTCAATGAGTGTTCCAACTGTGACATTTCTGGAACGTCTCCAACCCCCGAGCTCCGAATGCGATTGAGGTCACTCCTCCCCCTGCTTGCGGTGGCAGGCTTCTCGGTCGGGTGCACCGAGAACCCCACGCTCGCCGGAGTGAATCCACCAGGGTTGAATGTTGGCTCACTCGTTGTCGCGCGCACTGAGTTCTTTCTCGGCAACCAGCTGGGTGGTCCGCGACAGATTGTGGTTGACCCGTCGAGCGGGGCGTCACTGACACCCGCCACATGGCTCCCAGTCGGATACCCGGATCAAGGAGTGCACGATCTCAATTTCTCGCGCGATGGCAAATGGATGGCCTGGATCCAGACGCGGGGAGACCCCTCGGCGCCGTGCTACCAGTTTGTTGACTATTGCCAGTCGCTTGATCGACCGACGCAGGAGCTCTTCGTCTCGCGAGTCGGTTCGGGTCGTGCGACACTCCTGACCCCGCAATACAACTACGACGGACCGGCGACCTTCTCGCCTGACGGTTCGCGCCTGGTCTTCCTGCGTACCTATTACGATGGCGACCAGCAGATGATCACGGTGGGACGGGACGGAGAGAATCTCGAACCGGTCCTGCAAAAGACTCCGCGCCGCCGGAGCACCCCCGAATGGTCCCCCGACGGCAAGTCGATTCTCTACCTGCAACCCGACGCGGAGGCGCTCTATGTCGTCACTCCCGATGGCAAGACAAATAGCGCGCTGACCGCGAATCGGTCGATCGGCGGCCCCGCCAGCTGGGCACCGACGGGGGAGCGTATTGCGGTAATCGCGCGCGATCGGATTTCAGGGTTCGGGCCCGATGACATTGCGTTGCTGGTGCTGGACCGTACCGGGCAGGAGATCACCAGGGCGCCGTTTGGCTGGCAGGGCCGCTCGCAACGCCCGGTCTGGTCGCCGGATGGGACCAGGATCGCCTACTGCCAATCTGAGGTCGTCGAAGACAAGTATGTGCGCAGCGTGGTTCGGATCCTCGATATCGCCACGGGCGCCAGCACGACTATCACCCCGCAGAACTTCAGCGACTGCAACCCGATCTGGCGACCCTAGATCACGGCCGGAGATTCCTCGCCGCCTGATACTCCGGATCGTTGTATAGCCCCAGCGCGGCTTCGCGGGAAGGAAAGCGGATGATCGCGTGCATCGTTCGCGCCGATCCCTCCAGCGCATGCGCAGCCAGGTCCGAGGCCAGCACCTCGCCACCATACCGCGGCAGCAACGCCATCACCGCCGGTGGATAACGCTGGAACGCCACCGCGTCGATGATGTCGTAGCTGCCGATGTAGTACACCGCCGTCTCAGCTCCCCACGCCGGTCTGGGCCTGATGCAGCACGCCAATGAGCTGCACCTGTCCCGCATGATAGATGCCGTGGCAGGTGACGCCGAGCACCAGGTCAGCGTTCTCCGCGCTGGAGCGAGCCGCCGCTGCGGTCCCCGCTTCGTAACGG of Gemmatimonadota bacterium contains these proteins:
- a CDS encoding phosphatase PAP2 family protein, with translation MDSLRRPPRQVYWLAGLFLALSALVVSGVELPWDDAILQVIGGWRTPARTDWMLFFTFLGNGLIEVPMAFGVAWLLWRLGRPAHAKRYLLAGVTGELFYLAVKGLFHRPRPSVIERLGDAGWYSYPSGHTMMGPVLWSFGFLLLASAITNRLAKRLLTTVAIAVPLLLGMSRLYLGVHYPSDVLGALLLGSAWVVWWWPRSDSDRSITSTSSAPAIR
- a CDS encoding DUF1330 domain-containing protein — translated: MYYIGSYDIIDAVAFQRYPPAVMALLPRYGGEVLASDLAAHALEGSARTMHAIIRFPSREAALGLYNDPEYQAARNLRP